Proteins from a genomic interval of Streptomyces sp. Tu6071:
- a CDS encoding carbohydrate ABC transporter permease, whose translation MSTPPRDATKRRATPRTASRRENRAGIAFVTPTFLVVLVVVIVPILWTVLLAFQNAKLVDIQDNGLFGRWTLDNFAQVFGSPGFWSSLGTTLAYTVGATAGSVILGLVAALALRRPFRGRGLLRAAMLLPYVAPVVAVSFVWEVALSPQYGIVNEWGRKLFGWDDPIAFLSTRSYEVSLLGAHFDIPLALLTVIAFETWRYFPFAFLFLLARLQAVPDSLEEAAQVDGATPTQRFRHILLPQLMPVIALLSVLRFIMTFNKFDDVYLLTGGGSGTDVVAVRVYDFLTSRFDVGAASAQALVLAVVLMLLLGVYFKFFAKKVQEESA comes from the coding sequence ATGAGCACACCCCCGCGCGACGCGACGAAGCGCCGCGCCACCCCGCGCACCGCGAGCCGGCGGGAGAACCGCGCCGGCATCGCCTTCGTCACCCCCACCTTCCTCGTGGTGCTGGTGGTGGTGATCGTGCCCATCCTGTGGACCGTCCTGCTCGCCTTCCAGAACGCCAAGCTCGTCGACATCCAGGACAACGGGCTCTTCGGCCGGTGGACGCTCGACAACTTCGCCCAGGTCTTCGGCTCGCCCGGCTTCTGGAGCAGCCTCGGCACGACACTCGCCTACACCGTCGGCGCGACCGCCGGTTCCGTGATCCTCGGCCTCGTCGCCGCCCTCGCCCTGCGCCGGCCCTTCCGCGGCCGGGGCCTGCTGCGCGCGGCGATGCTGCTGCCCTACGTGGCACCCGTCGTCGCCGTCTCCTTCGTGTGGGAGGTCGCGCTCAGCCCGCAGTACGGCATCGTCAACGAGTGGGGCCGCAAGCTCTTCGGCTGGGACGACCCGATCGCCTTCCTGTCCACACGGTCCTACGAAGTGAGCCTGCTCGGCGCGCACTTCGACATCCCGCTGGCACTCCTGACGGTCATCGCCTTCGAGACGTGGCGCTACTTCCCCTTCGCCTTCCTCTTCCTGCTGGCCCGCCTCCAGGCCGTACCCGACTCGCTGGAGGAAGCCGCCCAGGTGGACGGCGCCACCCCCACCCAGCGCTTCCGGCACATCCTGCTGCCGCAGCTCATGCCGGTCATCGCGCTGCTGAGCGTGCTGCGCTTCATCATGACGTTCAACAAGTTCGACGACGTGTACCTGCTCACCGGCGGCGGCTCGGGCACCGACGTGGTGGCCGTGCGCGTCTACGACTTCCTCACCTCGCGCTTCGACGTGGGAGCCGCCTCCGCCCAGGCGCTCGTGCTGGCCGTCGTGCTCATGCTCCTGCTGGGCGTCTACTTCAAGTTCTTCGCCAAGAAGGTGCAGGAGGAGTCCGCATGA
- a CDS encoding carbohydrate ABC transporter permease — MSRASRMTRAQFEERLFGVLRWVVILFLALITIVPFYYMLLLSLKPIDALLLDPGRLWISAREFTFATYESVLKPTSEGGQGFLGMLLNSALVAVATVLLTLAAAVPGAYAVSRLKFFGNRQVGALFLAVYLFPATLLAVPLFVMFAKMGLSGSLVGLAVVYIAQTVPVSIYMLKNYFVTIPYSIEEAAAIDGASRLQTVRKIILPLALPTLMATGLYVFMIAWNEFLFALLFLAADPGKWTVSLGLQQLANGIEVSKTVLMAGSVVLTIPVVALFFAAEKMLTEGLTAGADKG; from the coding sequence ATGAGCCGCGCGTCCCGCATGACCCGCGCCCAGTTCGAGGAACGCCTCTTCGGCGTGCTGCGCTGGGTCGTGATCCTGTTCCTGGCACTCATCACGATCGTGCCCTTCTACTACATGCTGCTGCTGTCGCTGAAGCCCATCGACGCGCTGCTGCTCGACCCGGGGCGGCTGTGGATCAGCGCCCGCGAGTTCACGTTCGCCACGTACGAGAGCGTCCTCAAGCCCACCTCAGAGGGCGGGCAGGGCTTCCTCGGGATGCTCCTCAACTCGGCGCTCGTCGCCGTGGCGACGGTGCTGCTGACCCTCGCGGCGGCCGTTCCGGGCGCCTACGCGGTCAGCCGGCTCAAGTTCTTCGGCAACCGGCAGGTCGGCGCCCTCTTCCTCGCCGTCTACCTCTTCCCTGCCACCCTGCTCGCCGTCCCGCTCTTCGTCATGTTCGCGAAGATGGGCCTCTCGGGCAGCCTCGTCGGCCTCGCCGTCGTCTACATCGCGCAGACGGTGCCGGTGTCGATCTACATGCTCAAGAACTACTTCGTCACCATCCCGTACAGCATCGAGGAGGCGGCGGCGATAGACGGCGCCTCACGGCTCCAGACAGTCCGCAAGATCATCCTGCCGCTGGCGCTGCCCACCCTCATGGCCACCGGCTTGTACGTCTTCATGATCGCCTGGAACGAGTTCCTGTTCGCGCTCCTCTTCCTCGCCGCCGACCCCGGCAAGTGGACCGTCTCCCTCGGACTCCAGCAACTCGCCAACGGCATCGAGGTCTCCAAGACGGTCCTGATGGCCGGTTCGGTCGTCCTCACCATCCCCGTCGTCGCCCTGTTCTTCGCGGCGGAGAAGATGCTGACCGAGGGTCTGACGGCGGGCGCCGACAAGGGCTGA
- a CDS encoding ROK family transcriptional regulator produces the protein MAHTQASAGHLLRLIRSGAAITRGELQEATGLSRSTVGHRLDQLFAAGWLRGSSGTSTGGRPSARLEFDPGHAVVLVADLETRHARAAVVDLAGTVLAEHRDALVIADGPDVVLDQLARWFAELLDASGQPPERVCGVGLSVPGPVDWERALLVQPPIMPGWDGYPLRERFREYYAAHVGRRPREEPLPVFVDNDANLMALGEQRALHPDCRAFVFVKASTGIGAGVVVDGALYRGIDGGAGDIGHIRLHDRPDVVCMCGSTGCLAAVASGGAIAAQLTEAGVPTASGHDVRAHLAAGQPDAVRLSRRAGQRIGEVLVTVVTLLNPGVLVLGGDLASTPFLTGVRELLYQRAMPRTTAHLQVLTSELGDRAGLLGAAIMVVDHLYAPERADARLHALTRATTGAAR, from the coding sequence ATGGCGCACACCCAGGCGAGCGCGGGCCACCTCCTGCGGCTGATCCGCAGCGGCGCGGCCATCACGCGCGGGGAGTTGCAGGAGGCCACCGGCCTCTCCCGCTCCACCGTCGGCCACCGGCTCGACCAGCTCTTCGCCGCCGGCTGGCTGCGCGGCAGCAGCGGCACCTCCACCGGCGGGCGGCCCTCCGCGCGGCTGGAGTTCGACCCCGGGCACGCGGTCGTCCTCGTCGCCGACCTGGAGACCCGGCACGCCCGCGCGGCCGTCGTCGACCTGGCCGGGACGGTCCTCGCCGAGCACCGCGACGCCCTGGTGATAGCGGACGGCCCCGACGTGGTCCTCGACCAACTCGCGCGCTGGTTCGCCGAACTGCTCGACGCGAGCGGCCAACCGCCCGAACGCGTCTGCGGCGTCGGCCTGAGCGTGCCCGGCCCCGTCGACTGGGAACGCGCGCTGCTCGTCCAGCCGCCGATCATGCCCGGCTGGGACGGCTACCCGCTGCGCGAACGCTTCCGCGAGTACTACGCCGCCCACGTCGGCCGCCGGCCGCGCGAGGAACCGCTGCCGGTCTTCGTCGACAACGACGCCAACCTCATGGCACTCGGCGAGCAACGCGCCCTCCACCCCGACTGCCGCGCCTTCGTCTTCGTCAAGGCGTCCACCGGCATCGGCGCCGGGGTCGTCGTGGACGGCGCCCTCTACCGGGGTATCGACGGCGGCGCGGGCGACATCGGGCACATCCGGCTGCACGACCGGCCCGACGTCGTCTGCATGTGCGGCTCCACCGGCTGCCTCGCCGCGGTCGCGAGCGGGGGCGCCATCGCCGCTCAGCTCACCGAGGCGGGCGTGCCGACCGCCTCCGGGCACGACGTGCGCGCCCACCTCGCCGCCGGACAGCCGGACGCGGTCCGCCTGAGCCGCCGCGCCGGGCAGCGCATCGGCGAGGTCCTGGTCACGGTCGTCACCCTCCTCAACCCCGGGGTACTCGTACTCGGCGGCGACCTCGCGAGCACCCCCTTCCTCACCGGCGTACGCGAACTGCTCTACCAGCGCGCCATGCCGCGGACCACCGCCCACCTCCAGGTCCTCACCTCCGAACTCGGCGACCGCGCGGGCCTCCTGGGCGCCGCGATCATGGTCGTGGACCACCTCTACGCACCCGAGCGGGCCGACGCGCGCCTGCACGCGCTCACCCGCGCCACCACCGGCGCCGCCCGCTGA